From Linepithema humile isolate Giens D197 chromosome 8, Lhum_UNIL_v1.0, whole genome shotgun sequence, one genomic window encodes:
- the LOC137001557 gene encoding putative nuclease HARBI1, producing the protein MSHQKQLVALTEFLFSSDSDDDVELEIKARTIYKIKQKRRIHRVQNFTKIVDKYDDNEFKNHFRVSRKTCNLLINMFKRSEYYPSGRRGIKTKAAKKHILCFLWFASNKCVIRDVANLFNASFSTTMLMINRVIEFLYNLAPSLIQFPQTAEERERHAEKFKEICGISGIIGCIDGSYIPIRTPCHKIRSTYVNRHDETAITLQGICDAENRFIDVFTGISSKVHDARIYKMSFIRKNVCEMGDQYHLIGDAAYPLSVNLITPYKDCGTLTATQKKFNNAFCKARVKIENTFGLLKTRFRQLIRLEMWSVLKMSKFIIACCVMHNLCVYNNDMLLQEYIAIYEETGEYINNSYRQREAGKRKRDMLADKFMESFHS; encoded by the exons atgtcGCATCAAAAGCAACTTGTGGCTCTTacggaatttttattttcatctgaTAGTGATGATGATGttgaattagaaataaaagcaagaacaatatataaaataaaacaaaagcgACGTATACATCGTGTACaaaactttacaaaaatagTTGATAAATATGATGATAATGAA tttaaaaatcattttcgtGTTTCACGTAAAACTTGTAATTTACtcattaatatgtttaaaagaAGTGAATATTATCCATCAGGAAGAAGAGGCATAAAGACAAAAGCAgctaaaaaacatattttatgtttcttatg gTTTGCAAGCAATAAATGTGTTATACGCGatgttgcaaatttattcaatgctAGTTTTTCTACTACTATGCTTATGATTAATAGGgtcatagaatttttatataatttagctCCATCATTAATTCAGTTTCCTCAGACTGctgaagaaagagagagacatgCGGAAAAATTTAAGGag atCTGTGGTATTTCTGGCATTATTGGATGCATTGATGGCTCATACATTCCTATTCGAACTCCTTGTCACAAAATTAGATCTACATATGTTAATCGACATGATGAGACAGCTATCACATTGCAAGGAATTTGTGATGCTGAAAACAGATTCATTGATGTTTTTACAGGGATTTCCAGTAAAGTACATGACGCTCGAATCTATAAGATgtcttttattcgaaaaaatgtatgtGAAATGGGAGATCAGTATCATTTAATCGGGGATGCTGCATATCCTTTGTCTGTAAATTTGATAACCCCATATAAAGATTGTGGCACTTTAACTGCAACAcagaaaaaattcaataatgcattttgtaaAGCTAgagtaaaaatagaaaatacattCGGTCTTTTAAAAACCAGATTTAGACAGCTAATTCGATTAGAGATGTGGtctgttttaaaaatgtctaaatttattattgcttgTTGCGTAATGCACAATTTATGTGTTTATAACAATGACATGTTACTACaagaatatattgcaatttatgaagaaacaggtgaatatattaataattcgtaTAGACAGAGAGAGGCTGGTAAACGAAAAAGGGATATGTTAGCTGATAAATTTATGGAATCATTTCATTCATag
- the NSD gene encoding histone-lysine N-methyltransferase NSD2 isoform X1 produces MNTVSIEANKNSKISKTQEEFVDENNISEKMDKVSCSSTASNNVEEILSPKINHSSNHNTECHWVIGQLAWARVGNFPFWPCIVTLDPVSMIYHKLKVMSKSTILLVHVQYFGDNERHSWVSSNSMISFTNLDDFVKLPESLTAEQKKQNAKYIRAFVIKQGTKAKWDKAVEEAMEVQSMTIEERAEAFAPKKKVSKSKVTLKSSSNDQKNKNKRKNSTDQDRPDTKRTKYDNIYNAGKLDTPKSKNLRTSNDKAALKLNLDSLPSSPSSSKSSHESTNTKIDKGEEDLEGLFEIYYLRNRDFLEEEYPDASEQEIKKYLRKTWNDMDKSYRKKYRSYMTNDGNLPSKESSPNREEIFADIEMSIKENKKTKNKIDKEESSVSEMKRGRPYNLFKGLKQEKVCQICEKAGKLTRCKGPCYSYFHLSCVKPGESSPEHSADENTSDDKILDDLNIIKKSINSENKNDKSEEQEDETFKCIDCLSGVAPACFICNEREGDRIRCIVPACGKHYHSKCLNSWPQSHWQGGRLTCPYHVCHTCSSDNPQDNHSRAPNEKMARCVRCPSSYHASIKCLPAGSTILTASQIVCPKHYKAPNPPSNAAWCFLCSRGGSLICCDTCPTSFHLECLGIDAPDGGFICEDCETGRLPLYGEVVWVKFGHYRWWPSRICYPQEIPEKVDALSHSPGKFCVMFLGSHNYYWVHRGRAFLYQDGDANFKPPIGKKNGMDDRFRAALLEANRLHQQLKSQRSVTKEPKGLKPPPYVKLKVNKPVGNVKPAEVESIVACECNPDLDNPCAPGTDCLNRILLVECSPGICPAGPKCMNQSFVLRQYPAMEPFHTVGRGWGLRTLEDIQAGQFVIEYVGEVIDEAEYRCRLYRKKELKNENFYFLTIDNNRTIDAEPKGNLSRFMNHSCAPNCETQKWTVNGDTRIGLFALRDIESSEELTFNYNLASDGETHKQCLCGAPNCSGFIGLKVQKQQPKKDDKPKRRWRKKLICWRCGQKISDSSKFIICSQTTCKKKYHMTCVEVDEAEPKFSCPWHYCLECGRRTSSHCSFCSTAFCQVHLDGNLFERENDKSGVVCKSHENADTPKPTGDEKEYSDNDNETDKEYSSTSSSSPIVMEKIATREPSPRVSIVEVHLSSEESEGSQKEEEENNLEINFMSCDKSSRASVKKNTLHKSQREGNKTKDLSNLTSSQLEAIIGGSLNE; encoded by the exons ATGAATACTGTGAGCATAGAAGCCAACAAG AATTCAAAAATATCGAAGACTCAAGAGGAGTTTgtcgatgaaaataatatatctgaaAAGATGGATAAAGTCAGTTGTTCTTCTACTGCTTCTAATAACGTAGAAGAAATTTTGTCTCCTAAGATAAACCATTCAAGTAATCACAATACTGAATGCCATTGGGTAATAGGACAGTTAGCATGGGCCAGGGTTGGCAATTTCCCATTTTGGCCTTGTATTGTGACACTTGATCCAGTCTCAATGATATATCACAAGCTTAAAG tTATGAGCAAATCAACTATCTTGTTGGTACATGTTCAGTACTTTGGAGACAATGAACGTCATAGCTGGGTTTCATCAAATTCTATGATATCATTTACAAATCTTGATGACTTTGTAAAACTACCAGAATCACTAACAGCAGaacaaaaaaagcaaaatgcTAAATACATTAGGGCTTTTGTTATAAAGCAGGGAACAAAGGCAAAATGGGATAAAGCAGTTGAAGAAGCAATGGAAGTACAGTCAATGACAATTGAAGAAAGAGCTGAAGCTTTTGCAccaaaaaagaaagtttcaaaGTCTAAAGTAACTTTAAAGTCATCTTCTAAtgatcaaaaaaataaaaacaagagaaaaaattcGACTGATCAAGATAGACCTGATACTAAGCGCACTAAATatgataat aTATATAATGCAGGAAAATTGGATACGccaaaatcaaaaaatttgcGGACTTCTAACGATAAAGCTgctttaaaactaaatttagaTTCTTTACCTTCATCTCCTTCAAGTTCTAAAAGTTCTCATGAAagtacaaatacaaaaattgataaaggTGAAGAAGATCTAGAAGGTTTATTtgaaatctattatttaagaaatagagATTTTCTGGAGGAAGAATATCCAGATGCATCAgagcaagaaataaaaaaatatttgcgaaaaaCTTGGAATGACATGGATAAAAGTTATCGAAAGAAATATCGATCGTATATGACCAATGATGGTAATTTACCTTCAAAGGAAAGTTCTCCAAATCGTGAAGAAATATTTGCTGATATTGAAATGAGTattaaggaaaataaaaaaacaaaaaataagattgaCAAAGAAGAAAGTTCTGTTTCAGAGATGAAACGAGGTAGGCCATACAATCTCTTTAAAGGTTTGAAGCAAGAGAAAGTTTGTCAGATTTGCGAGAAGGCAGGCAAGTTAACGAGATGTAAAGGACcttgttattcttattttcatttatcctGTGTGAAACCTGGCGAATCTAGTCCAGAACACTCTGCTGATGAGAACACATCAGATGATAAAATACTTGacgatttaaatataattaaaaaaagtattaatagtgaaaataaaaatg ATAAATCCGAGGAACAAGAAGACGaaacatttaaatgtattgACTGCTTATCTGGAGTAGCACCTGCTTGTTTTATATGCAACGAAAGAGAAGGAGATAGAATAAGATGTATTGTGCCAGCTTGTGGAAAGCATTATCATTCCAAGTGTTTGAATTCGTGGCCTCag tcaCATTGGCAAGGTGGACGTTTGACGTGTCCGTATCATGTATGTCACACATGTAGTTCCGATAATCCTCAAGACAATCACTCGCGCGCTCCTAACGAGAAAATGGCAAGATGCGTCCGTTGTCCTTCATCTTATCACGCGTCCATCAAGTGTCTTCCTGCCGGCTCGACAATTTTGACGGCCAGTCAAATCGTATGTCCTAAGCATTACAAAGCGCCAAATCCTCCATCAAATGCGGCATGGTGTTTCTTGTGTTCACGAGGCGGCAGCTTGATTTGTTGCGACACGTGTCCGACTTCATTTCATTTGGAATGTCTCG gcATAGATGCACCTGACGGTGGATTTATTTGTGAAGATTGCGAAACAGGAAGATTACCCTTGTACGGAGAAGTTGTGTGGGTGAAATTCGGCCATTATCGATGGTGGCCGTCTCGTATATGTTATCCGCAAGAAATACCTGAAAAAGTAGATGCTTTATCTCATAGCCCTGGTAAATTTTGCGTAATGTTTTTGGGatctcataattattattgggTGCAtag AGGTCGAGCTTTTTTGTATCAAGATGGCGACGCAAATTTTAAACCACCTATAGGTAAAAAGAATGGTATGGATGACAGATTTCGAGCAGCCCTGCTAGAAGCAAATAGATTGCATCAACAATTAAAATCGCAGCGATCCGTGACTAAGGAACCAAAAGGATTGAAACCACCAccatatgtaaaattaaaa GTCAATAAACCAGTGGGTAACGTGAAGCCAGCCGAAGTCGAGAGCATTGTGGCGTGCGAATGCAATCCTGATTTGGATAATCCATGCGCACCTGGAACAGATTGCTTGAATCGTATATTGTTGGTCGAGTGCAGTCCGGGAATCTGTCCGGCTGGGCCCAAATGTATGAATCAATCGTTTGTGTTGCGACAATATCCAGCGATGGAGCCATTTCACACGGTGGGTCGCGGCTGGGGTTTACGAACTTTGGAGGACATTCAAGCCGGACAATTCGTCATTGAGTATGTGGGAGAAGTTATAGACGAGGCTGAGTATAGGTGTAGATTGTATCGAAAAAAGGaactaaaaaatgaaaatttttacttcttgACAATCGATAATAATAGAACAATCGACGCGGAACCGAAAGGAAATCTAAGCCGATTTATGA aTCATTCATGCGCCCCGAACTGTGAAACGCAGAAATGGACAGTAAATGGCGATACGCGTATCGGTTTATTTGCTTTGCGTGACATAGAATCAAGTGAAGAGCTgacgtttaattataatttagcgTCAGATGGAGAAACGCATAAACAATGTCTTTGCGGTGCACCGAATTGTAGTGGTTTTATTGGTCTAAAAGTACAGAAACAACAACCAAAGAAAGATGATAAGCCTAAACGAAG ATGGAGAAAAAAACTTATATGTTGGCGATGTGGGCAAAAAATATCTGATTctagtaaatttataatttgctcGCAAacaacatgtaaaaaaaagtatcataTGACGTGCGTGGAAGTTGATGAGGCGGAACCAAAATTCAGTTGTCCTTGGCATTATTGTTTAGAATGCGGTCGTCGTACATCTTCACACTGTTCTTTCTGCAGCACTGCTTTCTGTCAAG TTCATCTGGATGGAAACTTATTCGAACGAGAAAACGACAAAAGTGGTGTCGTGTGTAAATCACACGAAAATGCGGATACACCAAAACCCACCGGAGACGAGAAAGAATATTCGGATAATGATAACGAGACAGATAAAGAGTATTCCTCCACGAGTTCCAGTAGTCCGATCGTAATGGAAAAAATTGCGACGCGAGAACCATCACCAAGGGTTTCTATCGTAGAG GTTCATCTTAGCAGTGAAGAGAGTGAAGGATCTCAaaaggaagaggaagaaaacaATCTagagattaattttatgtcatGTGATAAAAGTTCAAGAGCTTCAGTGAAGAAAAACACACTTCATAAATCACAGAGAGAAGGAAATAAAACGAAGGACTTAAGTAATCTTACATCTAGTCAGTTAGAAGCCATAATTGGCGGTAGCTtgaatgaatga
- the NSD gene encoding histone-lysine N-methyltransferase NSD2 isoform X2, with the protein MNTVSIEANKNSKISKTQEEFVDENNISEKMDKVSCSSTASNNVEEILSPKINHSSNHNTECHWVIGQLAWARVGNFPFWPCIVTLDPVSMIYHKLKVMSKSTILLVHVQYFGDNERHSWVSSNSMISFTNLDDFVKLPESLTAEQKKQNAKYIRAFVIKQGTKAKWDKAVEEAMEVQSMTIEERAEAFAPKKKVSKSKVTLKSSSNDQKNKNKRKNSTDQDRPDTKRTKYDNIYNAGKLDTPKSKNLRTSNDKAALKLNLDSLPSSPSSSKSSHESTNTKIDKGEEDLEGLFEIYYLRNRDFLEEEYPDASEQEIKKYLRKTWNDMDKSYRKKYRSYMTNDGNLPSKESSPNREEIFADIEMSIKENKKTKNKIDKEESSVSEMKRGRPYNLFKGLKQEKVCQICEKAGKLTRCKGPCYSYFHLSCVKPGESSPEHSADENTSDDKILDDLNIIKKSINSENKNDKSEEQEDETFKCIDCLSGVAPACFICNEREGDRIRCIVPACGKHYHSKCLNSWPQSHWQGGRLTCPYHVCHTCSSDNPQDNHSRAPNEKMARCVRCPSSYHASIKCLPAGSTILTASQIVCPKHYKAPNPPSNAAWCFLCSRGGSLICCDTCPTSFHLECLGIDAPDGGFICEDCETGRLPLYGEVVWVKFGHYRWWPSRICYPQEIPEKVDALSHSPGKFCVMFLGSHNYYWVHRGRAFLYQDGDANFKPPIGKKNGMDDRFRAALLEANRLHQQLKSQRSVTKEPKGLKPPPYVKLKVNKPVGNVKPAEVESIVACECNPDLDNPCAPGTDCLNRILLVECSPGICPAGPKCMNQSFVLRQYPAMEPFHTVGRGWGLRTLEDIQAGQFVIEYVGEVIDEAEYRCRLYRKKELKNENFYFLTIDNNRTIDAEPKGNLSRFMNHSCAPNCETQKWTVNGDTRIGLFALRDIESSEELTFNYNLASDGETHKQCLCGAPNCSGFIGLKVQKQQPKKDDKPKRRWRKKLICWRCGQKISDSSKFIICSQTTCKKKYHMTCVEVDEAEPKFSCPWHYCLECGRRTSSHCSFCSTAFCQVHLDGNLFERENDKSGVVCKSHENADTPKPTGDEKEYSDNDNETDKEYSSTSSSSPIVMEKIATREPSPRVSIVEKHHMQCNAMQFSILYAFCICISIRIHLSWLHITFGDDRAYERKIPF; encoded by the exons ATGAATACTGTGAGCATAGAAGCCAACAAG AATTCAAAAATATCGAAGACTCAAGAGGAGTTTgtcgatgaaaataatatatctgaaAAGATGGATAAAGTCAGTTGTTCTTCTACTGCTTCTAATAACGTAGAAGAAATTTTGTCTCCTAAGATAAACCATTCAAGTAATCACAATACTGAATGCCATTGGGTAATAGGACAGTTAGCATGGGCCAGGGTTGGCAATTTCCCATTTTGGCCTTGTATTGTGACACTTGATCCAGTCTCAATGATATATCACAAGCTTAAAG tTATGAGCAAATCAACTATCTTGTTGGTACATGTTCAGTACTTTGGAGACAATGAACGTCATAGCTGGGTTTCATCAAATTCTATGATATCATTTACAAATCTTGATGACTTTGTAAAACTACCAGAATCACTAACAGCAGaacaaaaaaagcaaaatgcTAAATACATTAGGGCTTTTGTTATAAAGCAGGGAACAAAGGCAAAATGGGATAAAGCAGTTGAAGAAGCAATGGAAGTACAGTCAATGACAATTGAAGAAAGAGCTGAAGCTTTTGCAccaaaaaagaaagtttcaaaGTCTAAAGTAACTTTAAAGTCATCTTCTAAtgatcaaaaaaataaaaacaagagaaaaaattcGACTGATCAAGATAGACCTGATACTAAGCGCACTAAATatgataat aTATATAATGCAGGAAAATTGGATACGccaaaatcaaaaaatttgcGGACTTCTAACGATAAAGCTgctttaaaactaaatttagaTTCTTTACCTTCATCTCCTTCAAGTTCTAAAAGTTCTCATGAAagtacaaatacaaaaattgataaaggTGAAGAAGATCTAGAAGGTTTATTtgaaatctattatttaagaaatagagATTTTCTGGAGGAAGAATATCCAGATGCATCAgagcaagaaataaaaaaatatttgcgaaaaaCTTGGAATGACATGGATAAAAGTTATCGAAAGAAATATCGATCGTATATGACCAATGATGGTAATTTACCTTCAAAGGAAAGTTCTCCAAATCGTGAAGAAATATTTGCTGATATTGAAATGAGTattaaggaaaataaaaaaacaaaaaataagattgaCAAAGAAGAAAGTTCTGTTTCAGAGATGAAACGAGGTAGGCCATACAATCTCTTTAAAGGTTTGAAGCAAGAGAAAGTTTGTCAGATTTGCGAGAAGGCAGGCAAGTTAACGAGATGTAAAGGACcttgttattcttattttcatttatcctGTGTGAAACCTGGCGAATCTAGTCCAGAACACTCTGCTGATGAGAACACATCAGATGATAAAATACTTGacgatttaaatataattaaaaaaagtattaatagtgaaaataaaaatg ATAAATCCGAGGAACAAGAAGACGaaacatttaaatgtattgACTGCTTATCTGGAGTAGCACCTGCTTGTTTTATATGCAACGAAAGAGAAGGAGATAGAATAAGATGTATTGTGCCAGCTTGTGGAAAGCATTATCATTCCAAGTGTTTGAATTCGTGGCCTCag tcaCATTGGCAAGGTGGACGTTTGACGTGTCCGTATCATGTATGTCACACATGTAGTTCCGATAATCCTCAAGACAATCACTCGCGCGCTCCTAACGAGAAAATGGCAAGATGCGTCCGTTGTCCTTCATCTTATCACGCGTCCATCAAGTGTCTTCCTGCCGGCTCGACAATTTTGACGGCCAGTCAAATCGTATGTCCTAAGCATTACAAAGCGCCAAATCCTCCATCAAATGCGGCATGGTGTTTCTTGTGTTCACGAGGCGGCAGCTTGATTTGTTGCGACACGTGTCCGACTTCATTTCATTTGGAATGTCTCG gcATAGATGCACCTGACGGTGGATTTATTTGTGAAGATTGCGAAACAGGAAGATTACCCTTGTACGGAGAAGTTGTGTGGGTGAAATTCGGCCATTATCGATGGTGGCCGTCTCGTATATGTTATCCGCAAGAAATACCTGAAAAAGTAGATGCTTTATCTCATAGCCCTGGTAAATTTTGCGTAATGTTTTTGGGatctcataattattattgggTGCAtag AGGTCGAGCTTTTTTGTATCAAGATGGCGACGCAAATTTTAAACCACCTATAGGTAAAAAGAATGGTATGGATGACAGATTTCGAGCAGCCCTGCTAGAAGCAAATAGATTGCATCAACAATTAAAATCGCAGCGATCCGTGACTAAGGAACCAAAAGGATTGAAACCACCAccatatgtaaaattaaaa GTCAATAAACCAGTGGGTAACGTGAAGCCAGCCGAAGTCGAGAGCATTGTGGCGTGCGAATGCAATCCTGATTTGGATAATCCATGCGCACCTGGAACAGATTGCTTGAATCGTATATTGTTGGTCGAGTGCAGTCCGGGAATCTGTCCGGCTGGGCCCAAATGTATGAATCAATCGTTTGTGTTGCGACAATATCCAGCGATGGAGCCATTTCACACGGTGGGTCGCGGCTGGGGTTTACGAACTTTGGAGGACATTCAAGCCGGACAATTCGTCATTGAGTATGTGGGAGAAGTTATAGACGAGGCTGAGTATAGGTGTAGATTGTATCGAAAAAAGGaactaaaaaatgaaaatttttacttcttgACAATCGATAATAATAGAACAATCGACGCGGAACCGAAAGGAAATCTAAGCCGATTTATGA aTCATTCATGCGCCCCGAACTGTGAAACGCAGAAATGGACAGTAAATGGCGATACGCGTATCGGTTTATTTGCTTTGCGTGACATAGAATCAAGTGAAGAGCTgacgtttaattataatttagcgTCAGATGGAGAAACGCATAAACAATGTCTTTGCGGTGCACCGAATTGTAGTGGTTTTATTGGTCTAAAAGTACAGAAACAACAACCAAAGAAAGATGATAAGCCTAAACGAAG ATGGAGAAAAAAACTTATATGTTGGCGATGTGGGCAAAAAATATCTGATTctagtaaatttataatttgctcGCAAacaacatgtaaaaaaaagtatcataTGACGTGCGTGGAAGTTGATGAGGCGGAACCAAAATTCAGTTGTCCTTGGCATTATTGTTTAGAATGCGGTCGTCGTACATCTTCACACTGTTCTTTCTGCAGCACTGCTTTCTGTCAAG TTCATCTGGATGGAAACTTATTCGAACGAGAAAACGACAAAAGTGGTGTCGTGTGTAAATCACACGAAAATGCGGATACACCAAAACCCACCGGAGACGAGAAAGAATATTCGGATAATGATAACGAGACAGATAAAGAGTATTCCTCCACGAGTTCCAGTAGTCCGATCGTAATGGAAAAAATTGCGACGCGAGAACCATCACCAAGGGTTTCTATCGTAGAG AAACACCATATGCAATGCAATGCAATGCaatttagtattttgtatGCTTTTTGTATATGCATCTCTATTCGCATACATCTGAGTTGGCTGCATATTACTTTCGGTGATGATAGAGCATACGAGAGGAAAATTCCATTTTGA